From Virgibacillus natechei, the proteins below share one genomic window:
- the rbsK gene encoding ribokinase, with protein MKKESTVCVVGSINMDLTISTEKMPEQGETILGGPFATYPGGKGANQAVAAARVGANVNMIGAVGDDAFGVTLLDHLKGEGINAEGITMTHEAATGIATIILSENDNRIIVAAGANNHVLPELVDKHHELIKHSDVVLMQLEIPMETVARTLKIAGEYDVPVVVNPAPYQSLPDDILTESAFFTPNEIEVEAMKNDSLFDSIREKLIITKGDEGVAFYDDGADQFVQGFHVEVKDTTGAGDTFNGALAACLGSGLPIDEAVQFANAAAALSVTKVGAQGGMPTSREVEKFIR; from the coding sequence ATGAAAAAAGAATCTACCGTTTGTGTCGTTGGAAGTATTAATATGGATTTAACGATTTCTACAGAGAAAATGCCGGAACAAGGGGAAACAATTCTCGGGGGTCCTTTCGCTACATATCCTGGAGGAAAAGGTGCCAATCAAGCTGTAGCGGCAGCAAGGGTTGGAGCGAATGTGAACATGATTGGTGCTGTTGGTGATGATGCATTTGGTGTCACACTGTTAGACCATCTTAAAGGTGAAGGAATTAACGCGGAAGGAATCACAATGACGCACGAGGCAGCAACCGGGATCGCAACTATTATTTTGTCTGAAAATGATAATCGCATCATTGTTGCAGCAGGTGCAAATAACCATGTATTGCCAGAATTAGTAGACAAGCACCACGAACTGATTAAACACAGTGATGTGGTATTAATGCAGTTAGAGATACCGATGGAGACGGTCGCTCGTACGCTGAAAATCGCCGGGGAATATGATGTTCCAGTTGTCGTAAACCCTGCACCCTATCAGTCATTGCCAGATGATATATTAACGGAAAGTGCATTTTTTACACCAAATGAAATTGAAGTGGAGGCGATGAAAAATGATTCGCTCTTTGATTCGATACGGGAAAAGTTAATTATTACAAAAGGTGATGAAGGGGTGGCGTTTTATGATGATGGAGCCGATCAGTTTGTGCAGGGCTTTCATGTAGAGGTAAAAGACACAACCGGGGCGGGTGATACATTTAACGGAGCACTCGCCGCGTGTCTTGGAAGTGGACTGCCTATCGATGAAGCGGTTCAATTTGCGAATGCGGCAGCGGCACTTTCCGTGACAAAAGTTGGGGCACAGGGAGGCATGCCTACAAGCCGAGAGGTGGAGAAGTTTATTAGGTAG
- a CDS encoding polysaccharide deacetylase family protein, translating into MKYIFVFISFLFLAACGEGNISEPDNMNEKVRNVNFKEVSEPELDLAKFDREPSEWGENVTGVKNRFITEENEIALTFDACGGDLGNGYDEALIEFLREAEVPATLFVNQRWISANKEIFLELVDDPLFQIENHGTTHAPLSVDGSEAWDIPGTASAEEVFAEIMDNHETVKEITGRDMKLFRSGTAFYDEVAVELANALGYEVVNFDILGDAGATFSATQVEQALLNAEAGSIALLHMNQPSSGTAQGVRAAVEKLKASGFEFVQLADQDLE; encoded by the coding sequence ATGAAGTATATTTTTGTGTTTATAAGTTTTTTGTTTCTTGCAGCTTGTGGTGAAGGTAATATTTCGGAACCGGATAACATGAATGAAAAAGTGAGGAATGTGAATTTTAAAGAAGTCTCTGAGCCGGAGTTAGATTTAGCGAAGTTTGATCGGGAGCCGAGTGAGTGGGGAGAGAATGTTACTGGAGTAAAGAATCGCTTCATCACGGAAGAGAACGAGATCGCTTTGACATTTGACGCATGTGGAGGCGATTTAGGAAATGGATATGATGAAGCGTTGATTGAATTTTTACGCGAAGCAGAAGTTCCAGCAACATTATTCGTGAATCAACGGTGGATATCAGCAAATAAGGAGATTTTTTTGGAATTGGTAGACGATCCACTTTTTCAAATCGAAAATCACGGGACAACACACGCTCCGCTTTCTGTTGACGGCAGCGAAGCTTGGGACATTCCGGGTACAGCTTCAGCTGAAGAAGTGTTTGCTGAGATTATGGATAACCATGAAACTGTAAAGGAAATTACGGGGCGTGATATGAAGCTCTTTCGGTCAGGTACGGCGTTTTACGATGAAGTCGCTGTGGAACTTGCAAATGCGCTGGGATATGAAGTTGTCAACTTTGATATTTTAGGAGATGCGGGAGCGACCTTTTCTGCTACACAAGTCGAACAAGCTTTACTCAATGCGGAGGCGGGATCCATTGCACTATTGCACATGAACCAGCCCAGTAGTGGTACCGCTCAAGGTGTACGTGCTGCGGTGGAAAAATTAAAAGCATCAGGATTTGAATTCGTACAGTTAGCCGACCAAGACCTGGAGTAA
- a CDS encoding malate synthase encodes MNLINEEITHKVFGEGNIVDQDASFITIEFNNDTKKFVYPNAFGKFITLNDQNTAKSLKKILSKREIEEEALERKRQEEKEQQALERRHREKLKNNRIHESSQIVFWLDEEEQQNVFTDWQVFTGKVQSGKSKGQPNRATRVSTNSAGLLTAREPDQAETERRILGLYMVNETFAGNLSDDGMIPSHAAFRIELTDQEAEKMLFWNYYINKSYPNRTKWNSGKYRYFDNVWTAQILKDIIALKTDEAQIKESKKFLEYFCQMNALDMNNIPEANGALKQ; translated from the coding sequence GTGAATTTAATTAATGAAGAAATAACTCATAAAGTCTTTGGTGAAGGAAATATCGTGGATCAGGATGCATCTTTCATTACTATTGAATTTAATAATGATACTAAAAAATTTGTTTACCCTAATGCTTTTGGGAAATTTATCACACTAAATGACCAGAACACTGCAAAATCTTTGAAGAAAATCCTTTCGAAAAGAGAAATAGAAGAAGAAGCCCTTGAAAGAAAACGTCAAGAAGAAAAAGAGCAGCAGGCGCTTGAACGTCGGCATAGGGAAAAACTGAAGAACAATAGAATTCATGAAAGCTCACAAATTGTTTTCTGGCTGGACGAAGAAGAGCAACAAAATGTATTTACCGACTGGCAAGTATTTACTGGCAAGGTCCAAAGCGGAAAAAGTAAAGGTCAGCCAAACAGAGCAACTCGGGTGAGTACGAACAGCGCAGGTCTTCTGACTGCAAGAGAGCCGGATCAAGCCGAAACAGAAAGACGGATTCTCGGCCTCTACATGGTAAATGAAACGTTTGCCGGCAATCTTAGCGATGATGGAATGATCCCATCCCATGCAGCGTTTAGAATCGAGCTCACGGATCAAGAAGCGGAGAAAATGCTCTTCTGGAATTATTATATCAATAAGAGCTACCCTAATCGAACGAAATGGAATTCTGGTAAATATCGTTATTTTGATAATGTTTGGACTGCTCAAATCTTAAAAGATATCATTGCATTAAAAACGGATGAAGCGCAAATCAAAGAATCTAAAAAGTTTCTGGAATACTTCTGTCAAATGAATGCCCTTGACATGAATAACATCCCAGAAGCGAACGGAGCTCTAAAACAATAA
- a CDS encoding NAD(P)/FAD-dependent oxidoreductase, with translation MKGADGLSDRDITIIIGAGIAGVNAAESLRKEGYQGRIVLMDSDRQMPYDRPPLSKEWMKGETDDAGILLREPAIYEKLDIDLNLGVEVTGIDPDRKTLDTKNGPSYEWDKLILATGSSLRTLSIPGDDLEGIFYLRRMDDALAIKNYMQDVEQAVIIGAGFIGAELASSMSEMGIDVTIVERSASPMENIFGRQVSASFLDLHRRNGVEVITEDAVTQFNGEAKVEEVVTAGGRRIPCQAVMIGVGVTPNTGVAHPQLEAEGGYAVNEYGETSISDIYAVGDCTSWPYQGAPIHIEHWDHAVNHAKTVSWNIIHPQSTPYTYTPYFWSDQYSTRFQYFGHAKRWAKTVLRGSIESNAFTVFYLDDQNIVRAAFLSNQPKNALPVRRMVQRQRVIDVEALADEGIALKKV, from the coding sequence ATGAAGGGAGCTGATGGCTTGTCTGATAGAGATATAACGATAATTATCGGAGCTGGAATTGCAGGGGTAAATGCCGCTGAAAGCTTGCGAAAAGAAGGTTATCAAGGGCGGATTGTGCTGATGGACAGCGACAGACAGATGCCTTATGACCGTCCGCCTTTGTCAAAGGAGTGGATGAAGGGGGAGACCGATGATGCAGGTATTTTATTGCGTGAACCTGCCATTTATGAAAAATTAGATATTGACTTGAATCTAGGTGTTGAGGTGACAGGAATCGATCCCGACCGTAAAACCCTCGATACGAAAAATGGTCCTTCCTATGAATGGGATAAACTGATACTTGCGACTGGATCAAGCTTACGAACATTGTCCATACCGGGAGATGATCTGGAAGGTATTTTTTATTTACGAAGGATGGATGATGCGCTAGCCATTAAAAACTATATGCAAGATGTGGAGCAGGCCGTTATTATTGGTGCTGGTTTTATCGGAGCCGAACTTGCCTCCTCTATGAGCGAGATGGGAATCGACGTTACGATTGTGGAAAGATCCGCTTCCCCGATGGAAAATATTTTTGGGAGGCAAGTATCAGCGTCTTTTCTGGATTTGCATCGACGTAACGGTGTTGAAGTGATTACAGAGGACGCTGTCACGCAGTTTAACGGGGAGGCGAAAGTCGAAGAAGTAGTAACAGCAGGAGGCAGGCGCATTCCGTGCCAGGCTGTCATGATAGGTGTGGGAGTGACACCGAATACGGGGGTGGCCCATCCGCAATTAGAGGCAGAAGGGGGTTATGCTGTTAATGAATATGGCGAGACATCGATCTCTGATATTTATGCGGTAGGGGATTGTACGTCATGGCCATACCAGGGCGCGCCCATTCATATTGAACATTGGGATCATGCCGTAAACCATGCCAAGACAGTCTCGTGGAACATAATACATCCGCAATCCACACCTTATACGTACACCCCGTACTTTTGGTCAGATCAATACAGTACCCGGTTCCAATATTTCGGGCATGCAAAAAGATGGGCCAAAACTGTTTTACGAGGGTCGATAGAATCGAATGCATTTACGGTTTTCTATCTGGATGATCAGAATATCGTTAGGGCCGCGTTCCTTTCCAACCAACCGAAAAATGCTTTGCCTGTAAGACGGATGGTACAGCGGCAAAGAGTGATAGATGTGGAGGCTTTGGCGGATGAGGGTATAGCTTTGAAAAAAGTTTAG
- a CDS encoding Rieske (2Fe-2S) protein, producing the protein MQHSEGENPVLDDAYIYVCSSSELEEDDLIECKTGEETIVVGRGEGKVYAVEGICTHAYSELVDGELDGNCLTCPLHFACFDIRDGSVLEGPADKPLRVYKAIEYDGSVWVNYEGS; encoded by the coding sequence ATGCAACATTCAGAGGGGGAGAATCCCGTTTTAGACGACGCTTATATTTATGTGTGCTCAAGTTCAGAGCTTGAAGAAGATGATTTGATTGAATGTAAAACAGGTGAAGAGACGATCGTGGTCGGCCGGGGAGAAGGGAAGGTTTATGCTGTTGAGGGGATATGTACACATGCCTATTCCGAGCTGGTCGACGGTGAGTTGGATGGAAACTGTCTAACGTGTCCGTTGCACTTTGCCTGTTTCGATATCCGTGACGGTTCCGTGCTGGAAGGTCCGGCAGATAAACCGCTCCGTGTCTATAAAGCTATCGAGTACGACGGATCCGTGTGGGTCAACTATGAAGGGAGCTGA